From one Salmo salar chromosome ssa09, Ssal_v3.1, whole genome shotgun sequence genomic stretch:
- the LOC106612426 gene encoding rho guanine nucleotide exchange factor 12 isoform X5, whose translation MSDTQSSITDRFPNKANRSSSILSKDHPPDKKPKSDKPAVSASLEFDPTGLVQRCVIIQKDENGFGLTVSGDNPVFVQLVKEDGAAERAGVQTGDRIIKVNGTLVTHSNHVEVVKLIKSGSYVALTVLGRPPGLPQIPLLEGEAKLVFLGAQTGSSSVTSPNSPGQPMGERPYSPHDHITSPLPIWEENNSVHNQKVHILQKMLSKEQEDLQAMKEEYSRNPTPKLLKDIQEAKKHIPQLQGQLSKATGAAQDALRLGDGDDGSMVDMDHTPSSSSNDLSWSSSMMSPVLRGFASASPESLCQRDVLSYHSPKSTPRDSFNSCHSPDPEDTPDLDSLSPSTVSSPSCFVSQIIGAEDDYFGSDQEQVNGQCSCFQSMELLKSRPAHLAAFLHHVVSQFDPAPLLCYLYADLCKQTNSKETRRVFMDFHNFFIDRGANLKVAVPESLSSDLDRRRTELIPEELNRQYVQMVQDTQLPDIQRNLEDFRQKRSMGLTLAEGELARLDTERVRDRVALERERACAENIITKIEDVLLTTQSTEEEKCTTMQYVILTYMKHLGVKVKEPRGLESKWVRINFLPKIKKSIKTEKEGGEEKVKRTRFPSILGPPRRPSRVDPTSVGKAMDINKPRPQKQLSQPSLGALEHLEAGRLRASQSSEGSELIHSSSTNATSPTNSTTNNNASDGGSRDSEFVGTPNSAFPKLSEGLGDLDSLEYAPNTHFDYSLSPYSLDQLQEEDRESGILEGTPKAIRRLDGLGSTDVQSEDDQGGTDSEHDPLNWQQLVGREVLAGLQPHEIKRQEVINELFYTERAHLRMLKVLDNIFYQKLTREGILPAADIKNIFTNLEDIVQLHVWISEQMVTIRKRNETSVIDQIGDDLLSWFSRGEEEKIKQAVGTFCSNQPFALELIKSRQKKDSRFTSFMQEAESNRLCRRLQLKDIIPVEMQRFTKYPLLLENIAKYTDDTVEKDKVKKAGDCCRKILNHVNQAVKESENKQRLEDYQRRLDLSSLKQTENPMISELKNLDLTKKKMVHEGPLSWKVNKDKTIELYTLLLEDILVLLQKQDERLILKCHSKNLSGTADTKHIFSPIIKLNAVLVRSVATDNKSFFVLSMSDNGAQIYELMAQTVSEQRMWQRHITQRADVMKVKPNSVIPLPQTDGERDGVEIITAGIAQLSKDPDRISSGSSQSIEGCAASGGEMQTSLPDANPFEGLKPEEEEPNREEGLYGDPDLADRLPFRMAVDGLSESDGVGFSPSRADDALKTLSALKQVLVTQLMSQEDGEGAGRSSSGGGRLLRTTSLRTPVDSRARVAVQNGSGRCTQASHPEDPAQDLVSGDTGFFESPEDYAGYLVLEGYGGSGESSTDDDLQATGKQLSASRGCGAGDSGISLRFSSASQAGSISSFSRQVLSHIRNLQTNLNHLKEVEAKYHSLLRQRPARSSTDMDDNKDKR comes from the exons GTGAACGGGACCCTAGTAACACATTCAAACCACGTGGAAGTAGTAAAGCTCATAAAAT CGGGCTCCTATGTGGCCCTCACAGTGTTGGGGCGACCCCCTGGGTTGCCCCAGATCCCCCTGTTGGAGGGTGAGGCTAAGCTGGTATTCCTGGGGGCCCAGACAGGGTCGTCCTCTGTCACCTCTCCAAACTCCCCTGGACAGCCAATGGGGGAGCGCCCATACAGCCCCCATGACCACATCACCTCTCCTCTACCGATATGG GAAGAGAACAACAGCGTACACAACCAAAAGGTGCACATCCTGCAGAAGATGTTGTCCAAAGAGCAAGAAGATTTGCAG gCAATGAAGGAGGAGTACAGCAGGAATCCGACGCCCAAACTACTGAAGGACATCCAGGAAGCCAAGAAGCACATTCCACAGCTGCAGGGGCAGCTTAGTAAGGCCACTGGGGCAGCACAG GATGCCCTGCGATTGGGTGATGGAGATGATGGAAGCATGGTGGACATGGACCACACACCTTCCTCCAGTAGCAATGACCTCTCATGGAGTAGCAGTATGATGTCCCCT GTTCTCCGTGGTTTTGCATCTGCCTCCCCGGAGAGCCTGTGCCAAAGAGACGTGTTGTCCTACCACAGCCCAAAGAGCACTCCCCGAGACAGCTTCAACTCCTGCCACTCCCCTGATCCAGAAGACACTCCAGACCTG gactccctgtccccctccactGTCAGCAGCCCCTCATGCTTCGTCTCCCAGATCATTGGAGCTGAGGACGACTACTTTGGCTCTGATCAGGAACAG GTCAATGGCCAGTGCAGCTGTTTCCAGAGCATGGAGCTGCTCAAGTCCAGACCTGCCCACCTGGCAGCGTTCCTGCATCATGTCGTCTCCCAGTTTGACCCTGCACCGCTG CTCTGCTACCTCTACGCTGACCTGTGCAAGCAGACCAACTCCAAAGAAACCAGACGGGTGTTCATGGACTTCCACAACTTCTTCATCGACCGGGGAGCT AATTTAAAAGTGGCTGTTCCCGAGTCCCTATCCTCTGACCTTG ACCGGAGGAGGACAGAGCTAATCCCTGAGGAGCTGAACAGACAGTACGTCCAGATGGTGCAGGACACCCAGCTCCCTGACATCCAAAGGAACCTGGAGGACTTCAG GCAGAAGCGCAGTATGGGCCTAACCCTGGCGGAGGGGGAACTGGCCCGGCTGGACACGGAGCGCGTCAGAGACCGGGTAGCACTGGAGAGAGAACGCGCTTGTGCTGAAAACATCATCACCAAGATAGAGGATGTTCT GTTGACAACTCAATCcacagaggaggagaaatg CACTACTATGCAGTATGTCATCCTCACGTACATGAAGCACCTTGGCGTGAAAGTCAAAGAGCCACGCGGCCTAGAGTCCAAATGGGTCCGCATCAACTTCCTCCCCAAGATCAAG AAGAGCATCAAGAccgagaaggagggaggggaggagaaggtgaAACGAACCAGGTTTCCCAGCATCCTCGGGCCTCCTCGCCGGCCCAGCCGCGTCGACCCCACGTCCG TTGGCAAGGCCATGGACATCAACAAGCCACGGCCCCAGAAGCAGCTGTCCCAGCCCAGCCTGGGGGCCCTGGAGCACCTGGAGGCGGGTCGCTTGAGGGCCAGTCAGTCCAGCGAGGGCTCAGAGCTCATACATTCCTCCTCGACCAACGCCACCTCGCCAACCAACAGCACCACCAACAACAACGCCTCTGACGGAGGCAGCAGAGACTCTGAGTTTG ttggGACCCCTAACTCTGCCTTCCCCAAACTGAGTGAGGGTCTTGGAGACCTGGACAGTCTAGAGTACGCTCCAAACACACACTTTGACTACAGCCTGAGCCCCTATAGCCTGGACCAGctacaggaggaggacagggagagcgg AATTCTTGAAGGAACACCCAAGGCTATCAGAAG GTTGGATGGCCTTGGTTCTACAGATGTGCAGAGTGAAGACGACCAAGGAGGCACTGACTCTGAGCACGACCCCCTCAACTGGCAGCAGCTGGTGGGACGTGAGGTCCTGGCTGGACTCCAGCCCCACGAGATCAAGAGACAGGAAGTCATAAATG AGCTGTTCTACACTGAGAGGGCCCACCTGCGGATGCTCAAAGTGCTGGATAACATCTTCTACCAGAAGCTCACCAGAGAGGGCATACTGCCTGCTGCCGACATCAAGAACATCTTCACCAACCTGGAGGACATTGTTCAACTGCATG TTTGGATATCTGAGCAAATGGTAACAATTCGGAAAAGGAACGAGACGTCCGTAATCGACCAAATAGGAGACGACTTGCTGTCCTGG TTCAGCAGGGGCGAGGAGGAGAAGATCAAGCAGGCGGTGGGCACGTTCTGCAGCAACCAGCCCTTCGCTCTGGAGCTCATCAAGAGCAGACAGAAGAAGGACTCGCGCTTCACCTCCTTCATGCAG GAAGCTGAGAGTAACCGACTGTGTCGAAGACTCCAACTGAAGGACATCATTCCTGTGGAGATGCAGAGGTTCACCAAGTACCCTCTCCTACTGGAGAACATCGCCAAGTACACAG ATGACACCGTGGAGAAAGATAAGGTAAAGAAGGCGGGCGACTGCTGCAGGAAGATCCTCAATCACGTCAACCAAGCAGTGAAGGAATCTGAAAACAAGCAG AGGCTGGAGGACTACCAGAGGCGGTTAGACCTCTCGTCTCTGAAGCAGACAGAGAACCCCATGATTTCAGAGCTCAAG AACCTGGACCTGACCAAGAAGAAGATGGTCCATGAGGGACCACTGTCATGGAAGGTCAACAAGGACAAGACTATTG AGCTGTACACCCTGCTCCTGGAGGACATCCTGGTGCTGCTGCAGAAGCAGGACGAGCGGCTCATCCTCAAGTGCCACAGCAAAAACCTGTCTGGCACCGCCGACACCAAGCACATCTTCAGCCCCATCATCAAGCTCAACGCGGTGCTGGTGCGCTCTGTGGCCACAG ACAACAAGTCGTTCTTTGTTCTCTCAATGTCGGACAACGGGGCCCAAATCTACGAGCTGATGGCCCAGACCGTATCAGAGCAGAGAAT GTGGCAGCGGCATATCACCCAGAGAGCGGACGTCATGAAAGTGAAGCCGAACAGCGTCATCCCCTTACCTCAAACAGA tggagagagagacggtgtgGAGATCATCACTGCAGGCATAGCCCAACTCAGTAAGGACCCGGACCGCATCTCCTCTGGAAGCAGCCAGTCTATAG AGGGCTGCGCTGCCTCTGGAGGCGAGATGCAGACCTCTCTCCCAGATGCCAACCCATTTGAAGGACTCAAGCCCGAAGAGGAGGAGCCCAACCGGGAGGAGGGGCTTTATGGGGACCCGGACCTTGCAGATAGGCTGCCCTTCCGCATGGCCGTAGACGGGCTCAGCGAATCGGACGGTGTGGGCTTCAGTCCTTCTAGAGCTGACGATGCTTTAAAGACAT TGTCAGCGCTGAAGCAGGTCCTTGTGACCCAGCTCATGTCACAGGAGGACGGCGAAGGCGCCGGGCGCTCCTCCTCGGGGGGCGGGCGTCTTCTCAGGACCACGTCCCTGAGGACCCCCGTGGACAGCCGGGCCCGGGTGGCGGTTCAGAACGGCTCAGGGAGGTGCACCCAGGCAAGCCACCCCGAGGACCCGGCTCAGGACCTGGTGTCTGGGGACACGGGCTTCTTTGAGTCCCCCGAGGATTATG CAGGGTACCTGGTCTTGGAGGGCTACGGGGGCTCGGGGGAGAGCAGCACGGACGACGACCTCCAGGCCACGGGGAAGCAGCTGAGTGCCTCGCGGGGCTGCGGGGCAGGAGACTCTGGGATCAGCCTAAGGTTCTCCTCTGCCTCACAGGCAGGCAGCATCTCCAGCTTCAGCCGACAGGTCCTGTCCCACATCCGCAACCTGCAGACCAACCTCAACCACCTCAAG gaggtagaggccAAGTATCACAGTCTACTACGCCAAAGGCCGGCCAGGTCATCGACAGACATGGACGATAACAAAG ATAAGAGATAG
- the LOC106612426 gene encoding rho guanine nucleotide exchange factor 12 isoform X3, translating into MSDTQSSITDRFPNKANSSSILSKDHPPDKKPKSDKPAVSASLEFDPTDVLVQKSDCVLAEGKPESCGLVQRCVIIQKDENGFGLTVSGDNPVFVQLVKEDGAAERAGVQTGDRIIKVNGTLVTHSNHVEVVKLIKSGSYVALTVLGRPPGLPQIPLLEGEAKLVFLGAQTGSSSVTSPNSPGQPMGERPYSPHDHITSPLPIWEENNSVHNQKVHILQKMLSKEQEDLQAMKEEYSRNPTPKLLKDIQEAKKHIPQLQGQLSKATGAAQDALRLGDGDDGSMVDMDHTPSSSSNDLSWSSSMMSPVLRGFASASPESLCQRDVLSYHSPKSTPRDSFNSCHSPDPEDTPDLDSLSPSTVSSPSCFVSQIIGAEDDYFGSDQEQVNGQCSCFQSMELLKSRPAHLAAFLHHVVSQFDPAPLLCYLYADLCKQTNSKETRRVFMDFHNFFIDRGANLKVAVPESLSSDLDRRRTELIPEELNRQYVQMVQDTQLPDIQRNLEDFRQKRSMGLTLAEGELARLDTERVRDRVALERERACAENIITKIEDVLLTTQSTEEEKCTTMQYVILTYMKHLGVKVKEPRGLESKWVRINFLPKIKKSIKTEKEGGEEKVKRTRFPSILGPPRRPSRVDPTSVGKAMDINKPRPQKQLSQPSLGALEHLEAGRLRASQSSEGSELIHSSSTNATSPTNSTTNNNASDGGSRDSEFVGTPNSAFPKLSEGLGDLDSLEYAPNTHFDYSLSPYSLDQLQEEDRESGILEGTPKAIRRLDGLGSTDVQSEDDQGGTDSEHDPLNWQQLVGREVLAGLQPHEIKRQEVINELFYTERAHLRMLKVLDNIFYQKLTREGILPAADIKNIFTNLEDIVQLHVWISEQMVTIRKRNETSVIDQIGDDLLSWFSRGEEEKIKQAVGTFCSNQPFALELIKSRQKKDSRFTSFMQEAESNRLCRRLQLKDIIPVEMQRFTKYPLLLENIAKYTDDTVEKDKVKKAGDCCRKILNHVNQAVKESENKQRLEDYQRRLDLSSLKQTENPMISELKNLDLTKKKMVHEGPLSWKVNKDKTIELYTLLLEDILVLLQKQDERLILKCHSKNLSGTADTKHIFSPIIKLNAVLVRSVATDNKSFFVLSMSDNGAQIYELMAQTVSEQRMWQRHITQRADVMKVKPNSVIPLPQTDGERDGVEIITAGIAQLSKDPDRISSGSSQSIEGCAASGGEMQTSLPDANPFEGLKPEEEEPNREEGLYGDPDLADRLPFRMAVDGLSESDGVGFSPSRADDALKTLSALKQVLVTQLMSQEDGEGAGRSSSGGGRLLRTTSLRTPVDSRARVAVQNGSGRCTQASHPEDPAQDLVSGDTGFFESPEDYAGYLVLEGYGGSGESSTDDDLQATGKQLSASRGCGAGDSGISLRFSSASQAGSISSFSRQVLSHIRNLQTNLNHLKEVEAKYHSLLRQRPARSSTDMDDNKDKR; encoded by the exons GTGAACGGGACCCTAGTAACACATTCAAACCACGTGGAAGTAGTAAAGCTCATAAAAT CGGGCTCCTATGTGGCCCTCACAGTGTTGGGGCGACCCCCTGGGTTGCCCCAGATCCCCCTGTTGGAGGGTGAGGCTAAGCTGGTATTCCTGGGGGCCCAGACAGGGTCGTCCTCTGTCACCTCTCCAAACTCCCCTGGACAGCCAATGGGGGAGCGCCCATACAGCCCCCATGACCACATCACCTCTCCTCTACCGATATGG GAAGAGAACAACAGCGTACACAACCAAAAGGTGCACATCCTGCAGAAGATGTTGTCCAAAGAGCAAGAAGATTTGCAG gCAATGAAGGAGGAGTACAGCAGGAATCCGACGCCCAAACTACTGAAGGACATCCAGGAAGCCAAGAAGCACATTCCACAGCTGCAGGGGCAGCTTAGTAAGGCCACTGGGGCAGCACAG GATGCCCTGCGATTGGGTGATGGAGATGATGGAAGCATGGTGGACATGGACCACACACCTTCCTCCAGTAGCAATGACCTCTCATGGAGTAGCAGTATGATGTCCCCT GTTCTCCGTGGTTTTGCATCTGCCTCCCCGGAGAGCCTGTGCCAAAGAGACGTGTTGTCCTACCACAGCCCAAAGAGCACTCCCCGAGACAGCTTCAACTCCTGCCACTCCCCTGATCCAGAAGACACTCCAGACCTG gactccctgtccccctccactGTCAGCAGCCCCTCATGCTTCGTCTCCCAGATCATTGGAGCTGAGGACGACTACTTTGGCTCTGATCAGGAACAG GTCAATGGCCAGTGCAGCTGTTTCCAGAGCATGGAGCTGCTCAAGTCCAGACCTGCCCACCTGGCAGCGTTCCTGCATCATGTCGTCTCCCAGTTTGACCCTGCACCGCTG CTCTGCTACCTCTACGCTGACCTGTGCAAGCAGACCAACTCCAAAGAAACCAGACGGGTGTTCATGGACTTCCACAACTTCTTCATCGACCGGGGAGCT AATTTAAAAGTGGCTGTTCCCGAGTCCCTATCCTCTGACCTTG ACCGGAGGAGGACAGAGCTAATCCCTGAGGAGCTGAACAGACAGTACGTCCAGATGGTGCAGGACACCCAGCTCCCTGACATCCAAAGGAACCTGGAGGACTTCAG GCAGAAGCGCAGTATGGGCCTAACCCTGGCGGAGGGGGAACTGGCCCGGCTGGACACGGAGCGCGTCAGAGACCGGGTAGCACTGGAGAGAGAACGCGCTTGTGCTGAAAACATCATCACCAAGATAGAGGATGTTCT GTTGACAACTCAATCcacagaggaggagaaatg CACTACTATGCAGTATGTCATCCTCACGTACATGAAGCACCTTGGCGTGAAAGTCAAAGAGCCACGCGGCCTAGAGTCCAAATGGGTCCGCATCAACTTCCTCCCCAAGATCAAG AAGAGCATCAAGAccgagaaggagggaggggaggagaaggtgaAACGAACCAGGTTTCCCAGCATCCTCGGGCCTCCTCGCCGGCCCAGCCGCGTCGACCCCACGTCCG TTGGCAAGGCCATGGACATCAACAAGCCACGGCCCCAGAAGCAGCTGTCCCAGCCCAGCCTGGGGGCCCTGGAGCACCTGGAGGCGGGTCGCTTGAGGGCCAGTCAGTCCAGCGAGGGCTCAGAGCTCATACATTCCTCCTCGACCAACGCCACCTCGCCAACCAACAGCACCACCAACAACAACGCCTCTGACGGAGGCAGCAGAGACTCTGAGTTTG ttggGACCCCTAACTCTGCCTTCCCCAAACTGAGTGAGGGTCTTGGAGACCTGGACAGTCTAGAGTACGCTCCAAACACACACTTTGACTACAGCCTGAGCCCCTATAGCCTGGACCAGctacaggaggaggacagggagagcgg AATTCTTGAAGGAACACCCAAGGCTATCAGAAG GTTGGATGGCCTTGGTTCTACAGATGTGCAGAGTGAAGACGACCAAGGAGGCACTGACTCTGAGCACGACCCCCTCAACTGGCAGCAGCTGGTGGGACGTGAGGTCCTGGCTGGACTCCAGCCCCACGAGATCAAGAGACAGGAAGTCATAAATG AGCTGTTCTACACTGAGAGGGCCCACCTGCGGATGCTCAAAGTGCTGGATAACATCTTCTACCAGAAGCTCACCAGAGAGGGCATACTGCCTGCTGCCGACATCAAGAACATCTTCACCAACCTGGAGGACATTGTTCAACTGCATG TTTGGATATCTGAGCAAATGGTAACAATTCGGAAAAGGAACGAGACGTCCGTAATCGACCAAATAGGAGACGACTTGCTGTCCTGG TTCAGCAGGGGCGAGGAGGAGAAGATCAAGCAGGCGGTGGGCACGTTCTGCAGCAACCAGCCCTTCGCTCTGGAGCTCATCAAGAGCAGACAGAAGAAGGACTCGCGCTTCACCTCCTTCATGCAG GAAGCTGAGAGTAACCGACTGTGTCGAAGACTCCAACTGAAGGACATCATTCCTGTGGAGATGCAGAGGTTCACCAAGTACCCTCTCCTACTGGAGAACATCGCCAAGTACACAG ATGACACCGTGGAGAAAGATAAGGTAAAGAAGGCGGGCGACTGCTGCAGGAAGATCCTCAATCACGTCAACCAAGCAGTGAAGGAATCTGAAAACAAGCAG AGGCTGGAGGACTACCAGAGGCGGTTAGACCTCTCGTCTCTGAAGCAGACAGAGAACCCCATGATTTCAGAGCTCAAG AACCTGGACCTGACCAAGAAGAAGATGGTCCATGAGGGACCACTGTCATGGAAGGTCAACAAGGACAAGACTATTG AGCTGTACACCCTGCTCCTGGAGGACATCCTGGTGCTGCTGCAGAAGCAGGACGAGCGGCTCATCCTCAAGTGCCACAGCAAAAACCTGTCTGGCACCGCCGACACCAAGCACATCTTCAGCCCCATCATCAAGCTCAACGCGGTGCTGGTGCGCTCTGTGGCCACAG ACAACAAGTCGTTCTTTGTTCTCTCAATGTCGGACAACGGGGCCCAAATCTACGAGCTGATGGCCCAGACCGTATCAGAGCAGAGAAT GTGGCAGCGGCATATCACCCAGAGAGCGGACGTCATGAAAGTGAAGCCGAACAGCGTCATCCCCTTACCTCAAACAGA tggagagagagacggtgtgGAGATCATCACTGCAGGCATAGCCCAACTCAGTAAGGACCCGGACCGCATCTCCTCTGGAAGCAGCCAGTCTATAG AGGGCTGCGCTGCCTCTGGAGGCGAGATGCAGACCTCTCTCCCAGATGCCAACCCATTTGAAGGACTCAAGCCCGAAGAGGAGGAGCCCAACCGGGAGGAGGGGCTTTATGGGGACCCGGACCTTGCAGATAGGCTGCCCTTCCGCATGGCCGTAGACGGGCTCAGCGAATCGGACGGTGTGGGCTTCAGTCCTTCTAGAGCTGACGATGCTTTAAAGACAT TGTCAGCGCTGAAGCAGGTCCTTGTGACCCAGCTCATGTCACAGGAGGACGGCGAAGGCGCCGGGCGCTCCTCCTCGGGGGGCGGGCGTCTTCTCAGGACCACGTCCCTGAGGACCCCCGTGGACAGCCGGGCCCGGGTGGCGGTTCAGAACGGCTCAGGGAGGTGCACCCAGGCAAGCCACCCCGAGGACCCGGCTCAGGACCTGGTGTCTGGGGACACGGGCTTCTTTGAGTCCCCCGAGGATTATG CAGGGTACCTGGTCTTGGAGGGCTACGGGGGCTCGGGGGAGAGCAGCACGGACGACGACCTCCAGGCCACGGGGAAGCAGCTGAGTGCCTCGCGGGGCTGCGGGGCAGGAGACTCTGGGATCAGCCTAAGGTTCTCCTCTGCCTCACAGGCAGGCAGCATCTCCAGCTTCAGCCGACAGGTCCTGTCCCACATCCGCAACCTGCAGACCAACCTCAACCACCTCAAG gaggtagaggccAAGTATCACAGTCTACTACGCCAAAGGCCGGCCAGGTCATCGACAGACATGGACGATAACAAAG ATAAGAGATAG